Proteins found in one Oncorhynchus tshawytscha isolate Ot180627B linkage group LG25, Otsh_v2.0, whole genome shotgun sequence genomic segment:
- the LOC112224077 gene encoding noggin-2 yields the protein MAFSKTLLVYVLVSIHFGDSQHYLRLRPSPSEHLPVPVLKEDPDPEYDPREQDLAERTLRKKLGSNFDPNFMSISYPMLVNLSVQDTQMKLQGPMPNEIKKLDISESPYGKRVKLGKKARRKFLQWLWTYTHCPVVYTWKDLGVRFWPRYIKEGNCFNERSCSFPEGMFCKPTKSITKTFLRWYCQGFLRQKYCTWIPVQYPIISECKCSC from the coding sequence ATGGCCTTCTCAAAGACGCTACTAGTTTATGTACTGGTATCCATTCACTTTGGAGATTCGCAACATTATCTACGCCTGCGCCCCTCGCCCAGCGAGCATCTTCCCGTGCCAGTCCTCAAGGAGGACCCCGACCCGGAATACGACCCCCGGGAACAGGACTTGGCCGAGAGGACTCTGCGGAAAAAGCTTGGCAGCAACTTTGATCCCAACTTTATGTCCATCAGCTATCCCATGCTGGTGAATCTCTCCGTACAAGACACCCAGATGAAACTGCAAGGACCCATGCCAAACGAGATTAAAAAACTGGATATCTCAGAGTCCCCCTACGGGAAGCGGGTAAAATTGGGAAAGAAAGCCCGCAGGAAATTTCTGCAGTGGTTGTGGACGTATACGCACTGTCCGGTGGTGTATACCTGGAAGGATTTGGGCGTGAGGTTCTGGCCACGCTACATCAAGGAGGGAAACTGCTTCAATGAGCGATCTTGTTCCTTCCCCGAGGGGATGTTTTGCAAACCTACCAAGTCAATCACCAAGACTTTTCTCCGGTGGTATTGTCAAGGGTTTTTAAGACAGAAATATTGTACGTGGATACCGGTGCAATACCCAATCATCTCAGAGTGCAAGTGCTCTTGCTGA